The following proteins come from a genomic window of Falco cherrug isolate bFalChe1 chromosome Z, bFalChe1.pri, whole genome shotgun sequence:
- the TMEM271 gene encoding transmembrane protein 271 — translation MKWSVRGACAALSSCLLLACALSAAAVGLKCFSLGSELKGEPFRLGTAAGAFYSGLLLAAGLSLLAAALLCCRPPDEAPAAPAPASASALAPAGDPDAAGGGPGGGEAAAVPSGPVEKAPPGGRQNFLLLGVLVFMLGVLSAFAGAVIDGDTVSLVERKYSHYCLLQPGGAARPRSGPAAPDSSAAALRCQKLRDYQQGLVLSTVFNALECLLGLLNLLLVKNYKASQQRGRRRRRRRAAPATAAAGGRRRRRRGGGGGRRAPRHSQGSLFSGGEPELSPGDCPFQAVSYINVGVFHVFDEAGVEVHCGGHPSVELPGYSPMDPELNASYPYCYPLPSEQPPAYEEIYPGEPCAQGT, via the coding sequence ATGAAGTGGAGCGTGCGGGGAGCCTGCGCCGCgctctccagctgcctcctgctcgCCTGCGCCCTCAGCGCCGCCGCCGTGGGCCTCAAGTGCTTCTCGCTGGGCTCCGAGCTGAAGGGCGAGCCCTTCCGCCTGGGCACCGCCGCCGGCGCCTTCTActcggggctgctgctggccgccgGCCTCTCGCTGCTCGCCGCCGCACTGCTCTGCTGTCGCCCGCCCGACGAGGCGCCCGCGGCGCCGGCTCCGGCCTCGGCCTCGGCCCTGGCCCCGGCTGGCGACCCGGACGCGGcaggcggcggccccggcgggggggaggcggcggccgtGCCGTCGGGGCCGGTGGAGAAGGCGCCGCCCGGGGGGCGGCAGAacttcctgctgctgggggtgctggtgttCATGCTGGGCGTGCTGAGCGCCTTCGCCGGCGCCGTCATCGACGGCGACACCGTGTCGCTGGTGGAGAGGAAGTACTCGCACtactgcctgctgcagcccggcggcgcggcccggccacggagcggccccgcggcccccgaCAGCTCCGCCGCGGCTCTCCGCTGCCAGAAGCTGCGGGACTACCAGCAAGGCTTGGTGCTCTCCACGGTCTTCAACGCTCTGGAGTGCCTCCTGGGCCTGCTCAACTTGCTGCTCGTCAAGAACTACAAGGCCTCGCAGCAGCGcgggcggcggaggcggcggcggcgagcggcACCGGcgacggcggcggcgggcgggcggcggcggcggcggcggggcggcggcggcgggcggcgggcgccgcGCCACAGCCAGGGCTCCCTCTTCTCCGGCGGCGAGCCCGAGCTCAGCCCCGGGGACTGCCCCTTCCAGGCCGTCTCCTACATCAACGTGGGCGTTTTCCACGTCTTCGACGAGGCAGGCGTGGAGGTGCACTGCGGCGGGCATCCTTCCGTCGAGCTGCCCGGCTACTCGCCCATGGACCCCGAGCTCAACGCCTCCTACCCCTACTGCTACCCGCTGCCCAGCGAGCAGCCCCCCGCCTACGAGGAGATCTACCCCGGGGAGCCCTGCGCTCAGGGCACCTAG